One Phaseolus vulgaris cultivar G19833 chromosome 4, P. vulgaris v2.0, whole genome shotgun sequence DNA window includes the following coding sequences:
- the LOC137838870 gene encoding kunitz-type trypsin inhibitor-like 1 protein, with amino-acid sequence MKSTISLTPSFFLLFTSNFLPLAFSRVSEQVRDSNGLPISPSVQYRLSDLNRHGPQGGGVTSDFGRNSVCNVAVTSEFDLGVNLRFNIEGRSSGVILTETPLEIRFGFIPYCAESSEWVVVDDFPKKWIAIGKNGDHLGKQILSGTFMFKKYGEGYNFAFCSNNTNHNTCFSIGRTNDHEGRHLVLMDDSHTNVPFNFQLINIG; translated from the coding sequence ATGAAGTCTACAATATCCCTCACTCCctctttcttccttcttttcaCTTCCAACTTTCTTCCATTAGCATTCTCTAGGGTTTCTGAACAAGTCCGTGACTCAAATGGTTTACCCATTTCTCCTTCTGTTCAATACCGTCTTTCAGATCTTAATCGTCATGGTCCACAAGGTGGTGGAGTAACGTCAGATTTTGGTCGGAACTCAGTATGCAACGTTGCTGTTACAAGTGAATTTGATCTTGGGGTCAATCTGAGATTCAACATAGAAGGAAGAAGCTCAGGTGTCATACTGACAGAGACACCATTAGAGATTAGATTTGGTTTTATTCCTTATTGTGCTGAATCCTCAGAGTGGGTGGTAGTTGATGATTTTCCTAAAAAATGGATTGCTATAGGTAAGAATGGAGACCATCTAGGGAAGCAGATCTTAAGTGGAACgtttatgtttaaaaaatatggtGAGGGATATAACTTTGCATTCTGCAGCAACAACACTAACCACAACACTTGTTTTAGTATTGGGAGAACTAATGATCATGAAGGAAGGCATCTTGTTTTGATGGATGATTCTCACACTAACGTTCCCTTTAATTTTCAACTTATTAATATTGGTTGA